A single window of uncultured Pseudodesulfovibrio sp. DNA harbors:
- a CDS encoding response regulator, whose translation MSVITVFNGLFSEAGVVVKRVVDATGYRLVTDQEIVAEAAKLSGLSEDKIARAFQAKGSVFNAFSHEKERAVAWLRFAMAKKLMNQDKLLFSGFASQLSAPEIDHILKVCLVSEMKERVAVAERTEGFAEKHALKLIHKDDSDRAAWVESLKGVDDPWSNALYDIIVPVGASGVDRSVDLIVEQLANEAVQVTDASRAKVADFLLSAKVGTVLAAEGHNVLVAAKDKKVTLTINKHVLMLERLERELAEIVSGVDGVDSVDTVVGKGFHQTDIYRKMDFDIPSKVLLVDDEREFVQTLSERLMMRDMGSAVVYDGESALNLVQEDEPEVMILDLKMPGIDGIEVLRRVKSEHPNIQVIILTGHGSEKDRQICMELGAFAYLHKPVDIDVLSETLKAANEKVQGI comes from the coding sequence ATGTCTGTTATAACTGTATTCAACGGTCTGTTCTCGGAGGCTGGTGTCGTGGTCAAGCGCGTGGTGGACGCCACGGGATACCGTCTTGTCACCGATCAGGAGATTGTGGCCGAGGCCGCGAAACTCTCCGGTCTGTCCGAGGATAAAATTGCCCGAGCCTTTCAGGCTAAGGGTTCAGTCTTCAACGCCTTCAGCCATGAAAAAGAGCGGGCAGTTGCCTGGCTCCGGTTTGCCATGGCAAAGAAACTCATGAATCAGGACAAGCTCCTGTTTTCCGGTTTCGCATCCCAGTTGTCGGCTCCCGAGATAGATCACATCCTCAAGGTGTGCCTCGTTTCCGAGATGAAAGAACGAGTGGCTGTAGCAGAGCGTACTGAAGGCTTTGCCGAGAAACATGCTCTCAAGCTTATTCATAAAGACGATAGTGATCGTGCCGCCTGGGTTGAATCCCTGAAGGGTGTGGACGATCCCTGGTCAAATGCTTTGTATGATATAATAGTCCCTGTTGGTGCATCCGGTGTGGACCGCAGCGTGGACCTTATTGTTGAGCAGCTTGCAAATGAGGCTGTTCAAGTTACAGATGCTTCCCGCGCCAAGGTCGCCGACTTTCTGTTGTCCGCCAAGGTAGGGACCGTGTTGGCCGCCGAAGGGCATAATGTCCTCGTGGCTGCCAAGGACAAGAAAGTTACCCTGACCATCAACAAGCATGTCCTCATGCTGGAGCGCCTTGAGCGCGAACTGGCCGAGATCGTGAGTGGTGTTGACGGTGTGGATAGTGTTGACACCGTGGTAGGCAAGGGCTTTCATCAGACAGATATCTATCGTAAGATGGACTTTGACATTCCGTCCAAGGTGCTGCTGGTTGACGACGAACGTGAGTTTGTCCAGACCTTGTCCGAGCGTCTGATGATGCGCGATATGGGTTCCGCAGTTGTTTATGATGGAGAATCGGCCCTGAATCTGGTGCAGGAAGATGAACCCGAAGTTATGATTCTTGATCTCAAGATGCCCGGCATCGACGGTATTGAGGTTTTGCGTCGGGTTAAATCCGAACATCCGAATATTCAGGTCATCATCCTGACCGGTCATGGTTCGGAAAAAGATCGTCAGATCTGCATGGAACTCGGTGCATTCGCTTATCTGCACAAACCCGTGGATATTGACGTCTTGAGTGAAACGCTCAAGGCTGCTAACGAAAAAGTCCAGGGAATCTAA
- a CDS encoding SulP family inorganic anion transporter → MLSKILPFIDWFKGYNMAALRADAISGLTVALVLIPQSMAYAQLAGMPAYYGLYASFLPPLVAALFGSSRQLATGPVAVVSLMTAASLEPLATAGSEGYIAYAILLALMVGLFQFMLGVLKLGLVVNFLSHPVVNGFTNAAAIIIASSQLSKMFGVYVDKAEHHYETIIRVVEGAFHYTHLPTLGMGVLAFAIMIVLKRINPKIPNVLVAVVVTTALSWGLGFNHDAKVSVDTIQAPEVRESIVQFNTAIAGIDQLAVERTALNGRMDEAKSAKDAVGILDAEHDLNVINVQISRLKLKAHNQRAALRATLFDGVEEAGGNMAFYAQGAVPANMVADGRTWRLKVGNTKIDTSNMKMMGGGAVVGTVPSGIPSISAPALDLKVMLHLLPFAAIISLLGFMEAISIAKAMAAKTGQRLDPNQELIGQGLANMLGACGKSYPASGSFSRSAVNLQAGAVTGMSSVFTSLMVVIALLFFTPLLYHLPQAVLAAVIMMAVIGLINASGFIHAWKAQWYDGAISILSFLCTLAFAPHLDKGIMVGVALSLAVFLYKSMRPKVASLSRSDDESLRDATAFGLKECQHIAVVRFDGPLFFANASFLEDQITDRMMGNDKLRHIIIVANGINDMDASGEEALSLIVDRVRASGLDISLCGVNEAVMAVLERTHLLEKIGEDHVYPTMETAICATHESAHADGQEDNCPLTTVCRLA, encoded by the coding sequence ATGCTTTCGAAAATACTCCCGTTCATTGACTGGTTCAAAGGGTACAACATGGCGGCGCTACGAGCGGATGCCATTTCGGGCCTGACGGTTGCCCTTGTACTCATTCCACAATCCATGGCGTACGCCCAGTTGGCAGGGATGCCTGCTTATTACGGCCTGTACGCTTCCTTTCTACCTCCGCTCGTTGCCGCACTTTTTGGTTCCAGCCGTCAGTTGGCAACCGGACCGGTGGCAGTCGTCTCGCTCATGACCGCAGCATCCCTTGAACCGCTGGCAACAGCTGGTAGTGAGGGGTACATCGCGTATGCAATTCTTCTTGCACTCATGGTGGGGCTTTTTCAATTCATGCTTGGTGTGCTGAAACTCGGTCTGGTGGTGAACTTCTTGTCTCACCCGGTCGTTAACGGTTTTACCAATGCTGCTGCCATCATCATCGCGTCCTCTCAGCTTTCCAAGATGTTCGGCGTATATGTGGACAAGGCTGAGCATCATTATGAAACGATTATCCGTGTGGTTGAAGGAGCATTTCATTATACTCATTTGCCAACGCTCGGTATGGGGGTGCTCGCTTTTGCCATTATGATTGTGCTGAAGCGTATCAACCCCAAGATTCCTAATGTGCTGGTGGCTGTCGTTGTGACCACAGCGTTGTCATGGGGACTGGGATTCAATCATGACGCCAAAGTTTCCGTGGATACCATTCAAGCTCCTGAAGTCCGTGAATCCATAGTTCAGTTTAATACTGCTATTGCCGGTATTGATCAGCTTGCTGTTGAACGTACCGCGCTTAATGGTCGTATGGATGAGGCAAAGAGTGCCAAGGATGCTGTGGGCATTCTTGATGCCGAACATGATCTGAACGTTATTAACGTGCAGATTTCCCGTTTGAAGCTGAAAGCACATAACCAACGCGCCGCGCTTCGGGCAACACTTTTTGACGGTGTTGAAGAAGCTGGCGGTAACATGGCCTTTTATGCGCAGGGGGCTGTCCCGGCCAATATGGTTGCAGATGGTCGTACCTGGCGTCTGAAGGTTGGTAATACCAAGATCGACACCTCTAATATGAAGATGATGGGCGGCGGAGCAGTCGTCGGTACGGTGCCTTCCGGTATTCCGTCCATTTCGGCTCCCGCACTGGACCTCAAGGTCATGTTGCATCTGCTTCCGTTTGCAGCCATCATTTCGCTGCTTGGATTTATGGAAGCCATTTCCATTGCCAAGGCTATGGCCGCCAAAACAGGCCAGCGTCTTGATCCCAATCAGGAACTTATCGGTCAGGGACTCGCCAATATGCTCGGCGCATGCGGCAAGTCCTATCCTGCATCCGGTTCATTCTCACGTTCGGCGGTCAACCTTCAGGCAGGCGCAGTCACCGGTATGTCCAGTGTCTTCACTTCGCTTATGGTTGTTATCGCCCTGCTGTTCTTCACACCGTTGCTGTATCACTTGCCTCAGGCAGTTTTGGCCGCAGTTATCATGATGGCCGTTATCGGTCTCATCAACGCGTCCGGTTTTATTCATGCCTGGAAAGCCCAATGGTATGATGGCGCCATCTCTATTCTGTCCTTCCTGTGCACACTGGCTTTTGCCCCGCATCTGGACAAGGGCATCATGGTCGGTGTTGCTTTATCTTTGGCTGTATTCCTTTACAAGTCCATGCGTCCTAAGGTCGCCAGTCTGTCTCGTTCCGATGACGAGTCCCTGCGCGATGCCACGGCATTTGGACTTAAGGAATGCCAGCATATTGCCGTGGTCCGTTTCGACGGTCCGTTGTTCTTTGCCAATGCGAGTTTTCTGGAAGATCAGATTACTGATCGCATGATGGGCAATGACAAACTCAGGCATATTATCATCGTCGCCAACGGCATCAACGACATGGATGCTTCCGGTGAGGAAGCACTGTCCCTGATTGTGGACCGTGTCCGCGCCTCCGGGTTGGACATATCCCTGTGTGGTGTTAACGAGGCGGTTATGGCCGTGCTCGAACGCACTCATTTGCTGGAAAAGATAGGTGAGGATCACGTCTACCCGACCATGGAAACCGCCATTTGTGCCACTCATGAGAGCGCGCATGCTGACGGTCAGGAAGACAACTGCCCGCTGACAACTGTTTGCCGTCTCGCATAA
- a CDS encoding TetR/AcrR family transcriptional regulator, which produces MKKKEAILKVATVLFANKGFADTSVQELARLTGVAEGTIFYHFKNKEGLLLAILEKTRDEIVDQFERFFENRPFNSGLEMAEEVVSFYLYLAGLLEDKFLLLHRHYLYRFSESNPEFRENLEAIYNCLVDIFEKAIVTGQEDKSINQDIHPRKSALILFTMVDGLVRFKNFNLYDAGALFNELMLTCRRMLQAS; this is translated from the coding sequence ATGAAGAAAAAAGAAGCCATACTCAAAGTTGCCACGGTTCTGTTCGCGAATAAGGGGTTTGCGGATACATCGGTTCAGGAATTGGCCCGATTGACCGGAGTGGCTGAGGGAACGATTTTTTATCACTTCAAGAACAAGGAAGGTCTGCTGTTAGCCATCCTGGAAAAAACCAGAGACGAGATTGTTGATCAGTTCGAACGGTTCTTTGAGAACAGACCGTTTAATTCTGGTCTTGAAATGGCGGAGGAGGTCGTTTCTTTCTATCTGTATCTGGCTGGTTTGTTGGAAGACAAGTTTCTGCTGTTGCACAGGCATTACCTTTACAGGTTCTCCGAGTCCAACCCGGAGTTCAGGGAAAATCTGGAAGCAATTTATAACTGTCTGGTCGATATTTTCGAAAAGGCGATTGTAACAGGGCAGGAAGACAAATCCATCAATCAGGATATTCATCCCCGAAAATCGGCGCTCATCTTGTTTACCATGGTGGATGGTCTGGTTCGATTCAAAAACTTCAACCTGTATGATGCGGGCGCATTGTTCAACGAATTGATGCTCACATGCCGCAGAATGTTACAGGCTTCATAG
- a CDS encoding amino acid permease, with protein sequence MENLQKKYGFWTATAMVVGIVIGSGVFFKADDVLKASGGSLSTALLAWLIGGSIMVVTAYVFSKIATRIERVNGVVDYFEQAYGRKAGYMVAWFMTFIYYPTLVAVLAWVSANYTGALLGMDNVVWPVSFVYLTGFFLLNYFSPVLAGKWQVTSTVVKLIPLALVAAVGGIAGISSGMTLDNFTNAAQTVAGSGGGLAVATLSTAFAYEGWIIATVINAELKDAKTTLPRALVVGTIAVVCIYMLYYLGISGVLTNDQVLVAGDDAPVEVIALIFSKLSGTILTVFVIISCLGTLNGLIMGSARGMFSIASRDMGPKPDFFKRINPQTNSTTTSALIGYILSCLWLVVWYGNFMGWWGQFMDISELPIAFLYVIYISIYIWVMKTFTDLGAFSRFLCPLLAGCGSLYIIWGAIQKDMFMHFLILSLLILGIGFALMKNKR encoded by the coding sequence ATGGAAAATTTACAGAAAAAGTATGGCTTTTGGACTGCAACCGCCATGGTTGTCGGCATTGTCATCGGCTCAGGTGTCTTCTTCAAAGCGGACGATGTTCTCAAGGCGTCCGGCGGAAGTCTCTCTACCGCCCTGCTCGCATGGCTTATCGGTGGTTCAATCATGGTTGTCACGGCTTACGTGTTTTCCAAGATCGCCACACGCATCGAACGAGTCAACGGCGTGGTCGACTACTTTGAACAGGCCTACGGCAGGAAAGCCGGATATATGGTCGCCTGGTTCATGACCTTTATATATTACCCGACTCTGGTGGCCGTCCTCGCATGGGTCTCAGCCAACTATACGGGCGCCCTGCTCGGCATGGACAATGTTGTCTGGCCTGTCTCATTCGTCTACCTGACCGGATTCTTTCTGCTCAACTATTTCTCTCCGGTCCTGGCAGGTAAATGGCAGGTTACATCCACGGTCGTAAAACTGATTCCTCTGGCTCTGGTCGCCGCAGTCGGCGGCATTGCCGGAATCTCCAGCGGCATGACTCTGGACAACTTTACCAACGCCGCGCAAACAGTAGCCGGCAGCGGCGGCGGACTGGCTGTGGCCACCCTGTCCACGGCCTTCGCATACGAAGGATGGATTATCGCTACAGTCATCAACGCTGAGCTCAAGGATGCCAAAACAACCCTGCCGCGCGCGCTGGTTGTCGGTACTATTGCCGTCGTATGTATATACATGCTCTACTATCTCGGCATCTCCGGCGTCCTGACCAACGATCAAGTACTGGTCGCTGGTGATGATGCACCTGTTGAAGTAATTGCCCTGATTTTCAGTAAATTAAGCGGCACCATCCTGACCGTATTCGTCATCATTTCTTGCCTGGGAACTCTGAACGGCCTGATCATGGGCTCTGCCCGCGGCATGTTCTCCATCGCTTCTCGCGACATGGGACCCAAACCTGATTTCTTCAAAAGAATCAATCCCCAAACCAACAGCACTACCACCTCGGCCCTGATTGGTTACATCCTTTCCTGCCTGTGGTTGGTCGTCTGGTATGGCAACTTCATGGGATGGTGGGGCCAGTTCATGGATATCTCCGAACTGCCCATCGCATTCCTGTATGTGATATACATCTCCATTTATATCTGGGTGATGAAAACCTTCACCGACCTTGGTGCATTCAGCCGCTTCCTTTGTCCACTTTTGGCAGGGTGTGGCTCTCTCTACATCATCTGGGGCGCAATCCAGAAAGACATGTTCATGCACTTCCTGATTCTCTCCCTGCTCATTCTCGGCATCGGCTTTGCGTTGATGAAGAATAAGCGCTAA
- a CDS encoding sigma 54-interacting transcriptional regulator has protein sequence MSHTAPSSAQYQAILESISDGVFTVDQSWRILSFNRAAEEITGIPREEAIGRRCSEVFRSTMCGDQCCLRETQRTGKPLIGRTGYIIDADGNRIPISLSTAVLRDADGTVIGGAETFRDLSEVEALRDELEGRFRVGDLVSRSPLMQRVFSSLDPIAASPSTVLILGETGTGKELIARTIHALSDRCDAPFVALNCGALPETLLESELFGYKAGAFTGARRDKPGRFATAAGGILFLDEIGTISPAMQVRLLRVLQEQTFDPLGSVVPEHSDVRIIAATNSDLTALVKQGDFREDFFYRINVARVDLPPLRLRKEDIPLLVMDFIQHFNALQNKQVEGLASETLSLLMVHDWPGNVRELRNTIERAFIVCHEGLIEPGHLPDEFLRSKSTQIPMTTGLEAAVQTVETQLIQDAVIRNHGNRLAAAKELGIHKSTLFRKINQLGIDLPHRDGRSLSSSKK, from the coding sequence GTGAGCCATACCGCCCCATCTTCCGCTCAATACCAGGCAATCCTGGAAAGCATCTCGGACGGCGTATTCACCGTGGATCAATCCTGGCGTATTCTCTCGTTTAACCGTGCCGCCGAAGAAATCACGGGGATTCCCCGTGAGGAGGCCATAGGCAGACGGTGTTCCGAAGTCTTTCGTTCCACCATGTGCGGAGATCAATGCTGCCTTCGTGAAACGCAACGAACCGGCAAGCCCCTGATCGGGCGCACTGGTTATATCATCGATGCCGATGGAAACCGCATTCCGATCAGTCTGTCCACAGCGGTTTTGCGGGACGCTGACGGCACGGTCATCGGCGGGGCCGAAACATTCCGCGACCTGAGTGAAGTTGAAGCTCTGCGAGATGAACTAGAAGGCCGTTTTCGCGTCGGAGATCTGGTCAGCCGCAGCCCACTCATGCAACGAGTCTTTTCTTCACTCGATCCTATCGCAGCCAGTCCGAGCACCGTGCTCATTCTCGGTGAAACCGGAACAGGCAAGGAATTAATAGCACGGACAATCCATGCCCTCAGTGACAGATGCGACGCCCCATTCGTGGCCTTGAATTGCGGCGCGCTGCCTGAGACTCTGCTTGAATCCGAGTTGTTCGGTTACAAGGCGGGAGCTTTTACAGGTGCTCGCCGCGACAAACCCGGACGGTTCGCCACGGCAGCAGGCGGCATCCTTTTCCTCGATGAAATAGGTACCATCAGTCCAGCCATGCAGGTCAGACTGCTTCGCGTTCTCCAGGAACAGACATTCGATCCGTTGGGCAGTGTCGTTCCGGAGCATTCGGACGTACGTATCATTGCAGCCACCAACAGCGACCTCACTGCCTTGGTCAAACAGGGCGATTTTCGCGAAGATTTCTTCTATCGCATCAATGTTGCTCGTGTAGATCTCCCCCCCCTGCGCTTGCGTAAAGAAGATATCCCCCTGTTGGTCATGGATTTTATCCAACATTTCAATGCTCTTCAAAACAAACAGGTAGAGGGTCTCGCTTCTGAGACTCTTTCCCTTCTCATGGTCCACGACTGGCCCGGCAATGTGCGAGAACTCCGCAACACCATCGAACGAGCCTTTATTGTTTGCCACGAAGGATTGATCGAACCGGGACATCTTCCGGATGAATTCCTTCGCTCTAAAAGCACACAAATTCCTATGACAACAGGTTTGGAAGCAGCTGTTCAGACAGTAGAAACACAGCTTATTCAAGACGCCGTCATACGTAACCACGGCAATCGACTGGCCGCAGCCAAAGAGCTTGGCATCCACAAAAGCACACTGTTTCGCAAGATCAACCAACTCGGCATAGACCTCCCTCATCGCGATGGACGTTCTCTGTCTTCTTCCAAAAAATAG
- a CDS encoding DUF5320 domain-containing protein, whose translation MPGRNGSGPMGMGSRTGRGLGACTGVNAPRVDQQYNQGFGRGFGMRNGMRNGMGGQGFGFRGGRGGRGGFGYGQGMNPGFNAQYATMPQNDPQALKDQAAYLESELKTIQERIAALENDTEK comes from the coding sequence ATGCCAGGAAGAAATGGATCAGGACCAATGGGAATGGGTTCACGCACAGGCAGAGGTCTTGGGGCCTGTACCGGCGTTAACGCACCAAGAGTCGATCAGCAGTACAATCAAGGTTTCGGGCGTGGATTTGGCATGCGTAACGGCATGCGTAACGGCATGGGTGGTCAGGGATTCGGATTCCGTGGTGGCCGCGGCGGTCGTGGCGGATTCGGCTATGGACAGGGAATGAACCCCGGATTCAATGCGCAATACGCAACCATGCCCCAGAACGACCCGCAAGCTTTGAAAGATCAAGCTGCATACCTTGAATCGGAGTTAAAAACGATTCAGGAACGCATTGCAGCTCTGGAAAACGATACAGAAAAATAA
- a CDS encoding CGGC domain-containing protein, translating to MTKIGIIRCEKNESKCPLTGCITCLTQGKQAFSAYDATELTGVFTCQCPGDSVENMAKILKAKGAEAIHVPTCLFASKTEGKWVMEQGGFCPDIDQLVARIHKATGLPCIKGTAHLPEGYTPVI from the coding sequence ATGACGAAAATCGGCATCATCCGCTGTGAAAAAAACGAATCAAAATGTCCCCTGACAGGATGCATTACCTGTCTCACTCAAGGGAAGCAGGCTTTTTCAGCCTATGACGCCACTGAACTCACCGGGGTATTCACCTGCCAATGTCCGGGAGATTCCGTAGAAAATATGGCAAAGATTCTCAAAGCCAAGGGAGCCGAAGCCATCCATGTCCCGACATGCTTGTTCGCCAGCAAAACAGAAGGGAAATGGGTCATGGAACAAGGAGGTTTCTGCCCCGACATCGACCAACTTGTAGCTCGCATCCACAAAGCTACAGGCCTTCCCTGCATCAAGGGCACTGCCCATCTTCCAGAAGGGTACACTCCGGTAATATGA
- a CDS encoding PocR ligand-binding domain-containing protein yields MLMTDLLPEQQWLELEKTLHNDWGVNACAYDANGMTFTGFKNFVNPLCAEIKSHPEGIQAICSVAHQHMAKQAKSSGKTVIEQCDAGMLKICTPVFRNGEFIGIVGGCGRVPDDKEVENFTIHKAINVPLDTVDKLSEEVPVISMKKAQDMANFLENFIERIPCA; encoded by the coding sequence ATGCTCATGACTGATCTGTTGCCCGAACAACAATGGCTTGAACTGGAAAAAACCCTACATAATGACTGGGGCGTCAATGCCTGTGCCTATGATGCGAACGGCATGACATTCACTGGCTTTAAGAATTTCGTCAATCCGCTCTGCGCTGAGATAAAATCACACCCCGAAGGCATTCAGGCCATCTGCTCTGTTGCCCATCAACACATGGCGAAACAAGCCAAATCCTCTGGAAAGACCGTCATTGAACAATGTGATGCCGGCATGCTCAAAATTTGTACTCCTGTTTTCAGAAATGGAGAATTTATCGGCATAGTGGGCGGCTGCGGCAGAGTGCCGGACGACAAGGAAGTAGAGAACTTCACCATCCATAAGGCGATCAACGTTCCACTGGACACTGTTGACAAATTATCCGAAGAAGTACCTGTAATCAGCATGAAAAAAGCTCAGGATATGGCAAACTTTTTAGAAAATTTTATCGAACGAATCCCCTGCGCCTGA
- a CDS encoding TIGR03905 family TSCPD domain-containing protein, whose protein sequence is MENTFIELTPLAPLDSIHASNAPGDANTYVPEGVCAKMIRFAVEDHKLVHLSFTGGCEGNLKAMSILLKGMDVSEVIEKLSGITCGKKPTSCADQLCRALTEHMARTA, encoded by the coding sequence ATGGAAAATACTTTCATCGAACTGACACCCCTGGCCCCTCTCGATTCCATCCACGCAAGCAATGCTCCCGGCGATGCAAATACCTACGTTCCAGAAGGCGTTTGCGCCAAGATGATTCGCTTTGCCGTCGAAGATCATAAACTTGTGCATTTGAGTTTTACAGGCGGGTGCGAAGGAAACCTCAAAGCCATGTCCATATTGCTTAAAGGTATGGATGTTTCAGAGGTGATTGAAAAGTTGAGTGGCATTACCTGTGGTAAGAAACCGACATCCTGTGCTGACCAATTATGTCGTGCTTTGACCGAGCATATGGCACGCACGGCATAG
- a CDS encoding YitT family protein: MFKRLRLLTDSLAWNVLLLVVGSFLYIVGYNGVAIHHDFIPGTLYGFAVVVQKMEPRLSLSWWYLLLNIPLFLVAWKGVSRRFFFLNMFSMGVVSLLTFVVHMDFGIQNEIYAAIASGALMGAGCGIILRSYGGGGGLDVVAVILNRKYGIRFGVFYFMINTLVMGFALSWYSPDKIIASLVMLFISSVVTEYVLSLFNQRKAVRIVTRHSADLVKAITGRGMHHATVFPGTGGYSGEQVDMVFSITDNLRLRGLEQRVFDVDPNAIFVVENTFSVVGGSIAKRKVY, translated from the coding sequence ATGTTTAAACGTTTGAGATTACTTACTGATTCCCTTGCGTGGAACGTGCTCTTGCTCGTGGTCGGCTCTTTTCTCTATATTGTTGGATACAATGGAGTCGCTATTCATCATGATTTCATTCCTGGTACATTATACGGCTTTGCCGTGGTGGTGCAGAAGATGGAGCCACGGTTGTCGCTTTCGTGGTGGTATCTTTTGCTCAACATTCCTTTGTTCCTTGTGGCGTGGAAAGGCGTGAGCAGACGGTTTTTCTTTCTCAATATGTTTTCAATGGGTGTAGTTTCATTGCTGACATTCGTTGTGCATATGGACTTTGGAATACAGAATGAGATTTATGCAGCCATTGCGTCGGGTGCGCTTATGGGCGCTGGATGCGGCATTATTCTCCGTTCGTATGGCGGCGGGGGAGGACTGGACGTTGTCGCTGTCATCCTCAACCGGAAGTACGGCATACGTTTCGGTGTGTTTTATTTTATGATCAACACGTTGGTCATGGGGTTTGCTTTGAGCTGGTATTCGCCAGACAAGATCATCGCTTCCCTCGTCATGTTGTTCATCAGTTCCGTGGTGACCGAGTATGTCCTTTCCTTGTTCAACCAACGAAAGGCCGTGCGCATCGTCACTCGTCATTCGGCTGATCTGGTTAAAGCAATCACTGGTCGCGGCATGCATCATGCTACTGTTTTTCCCGGTACAGGCGGCTATTCTGGTGAACAGGTGGACATGGTTTTTTCTATTACTGACAATCTGCGACTTCGAGGTTTGGAGCAGCGGGTTTTTGATGTCGACCCCAATGCGATTTTTGTGGTCGAAAATACATTCAGCGTTGTCGGCGGGTCAATCGCCAAGCGCAAAGTTTATTAA
- a CDS encoding sigma 54-interacting transcriptional regulator has protein sequence MEKTEHFGLNFKTFARLIDNLHDEVIIYDNNYRMLYVNKACERHYGFTQEEMVGLPFWEVIRKHAAWNRPALPAVYEYKRPIKQEQKTYLGLDVLTIANPIMNEEGEIEYVVLNVRDSVHKGQIPSLDELENSLEIEEEPHPEDLIYHSTAMENVVQSARKVASLTAPCLLLGESGCGKSLLAKFIHANSTRQHKPFVVVNCAAIPEQLFESELFGHVKGAFSGATNARGGLFAKASGGTLFLDEISELPFPMQAKLLHAVQEMEYRPVGSSQTVKANVRILAASNRNLERMAAAGAFRQDLFFRLNVFDITIPPLRDRRDDIVPLLFYFLNHYGKKHNASKRLSPEAQSLLCQHSWPGNIRELAHLMERLVVTTEGDAITIDHLPTTLYQTAPSLAEGTGHNTLDAILESVEKKMILDAHVMHGSTRKVAAALGISQSRASRLIRKHTESSES, from the coding sequence ATGGAAAAGACAGAACACTTCGGATTAAATTTCAAGACCTTCGCCAGACTCATCGACAATCTGCACGATGAAGTCATCATCTACGACAACAACTATCGCATGTTGTACGTCAACAAGGCGTGTGAACGACATTACGGATTCACACAGGAAGAAATGGTAGGTCTGCCTTTTTGGGAAGTCATCCGCAAGCACGCTGCCTGGAACCGTCCCGCACTTCCAGCCGTTTATGAATATAAACGCCCTATCAAGCAAGAACAAAAAACCTATCTCGGCCTCGATGTTCTGACCATTGCCAACCCTATCATGAATGAGGAAGGCGAAATTGAATACGTGGTGCTCAACGTCCGAGATAGCGTCCACAAAGGACAGATTCCCAGTCTGGACGAACTGGAAAACAGTTTGGAGATAGAAGAAGAACCACACCCGGAAGACCTCATATACCATAGTACTGCTATGGAAAATGTGGTTCAATCAGCACGCAAGGTCGCGAGCCTGACAGCTCCCTGCCTCCTGCTCGGCGAATCAGGTTGTGGAAAAAGCCTGCTGGCAAAATTCATCCACGCCAACAGCACTCGGCAACATAAACCGTTCGTGGTCGTCAACTGTGCAGCCATCCCGGAACAACTGTTCGAATCCGAACTATTCGGCCATGTAAAAGGCGCCTTTTCCGGTGCCACGAATGCCCGGGGAGGACTCTTTGCCAAAGCGTCCGGCGGCACACTCTTTCTTGATGAAATTTCAGAACTCCCATTCCCCATGCAGGCAAAGTTACTCCATGCGGTTCAGGAAATGGAATACCGCCCGGTGGGAAGCTCCCAGACAGTCAAAGCTAATGTCCGCATCCTAGCTGCATCCAATCGCAATCTTGAACGCATGGCTGCTGCCGGAGCATTTCGCCAGGACCTCTTCTTTCGACTCAACGTCTTTGATATCACGATACCTCCGCTACGAGATCGAAGGGATGATATTGTTCCGCTTCTTTTCTACTTCCTCAACCACTATGGGAAAAAGCATAACGCCTCAAAACGGCTTTCCCCGGAGGCTCAATCCCTCCTCTGCCAACACTCCTGGCCGGGCAACATTCGAGAATTGGCACACCTCATGGAACGACTTGTCGTCACCACCGAAGGTGATGCCATCACCATTGACCACCTGCCCACCACCCTCTATCAAACAGCACCATCGCTCGCAGAAGGCACAGGGCATAACACTCTCGACGCAATTCTGGAATCCGTAGAAAAAAAAATGATCCTCGACGCCCACGTCATGCATGGCAGTACCCGCAAAGTTGCTGCCGCACTGGGTATCAGTCAAAGCCGCGCCTCTCGCCTTATCCGTAAGCACACAGAAAGCTCTGAGTCATAA